In Vitis vinifera cultivar Pinot Noir 40024 chromosome 11, ASM3070453v1, a genomic segment contains:
- the LOC100253614 gene encoding AUGMIN subunit 8 isoform X2: MVWMDVCEAEKALQKHTAVETSRRPLVPAEKCNGVTRRPKTREVSSRYKSPTPPSTPSGPRRCGSPNLTRTVPVPAQLVSKRAQSADRKRPPTPPSPPSPSTPARDLTTDMHFSSRRMMSGRLQESLWPSTMRSLSVSFQSDTFSLPIGKREKPPPVTHAAYDRTLKPSSNVAHKPVETPAGSRKPTPERKRSPLKGKNGSDQSENSKPVEGLHARLIDQHRWPSRTGGKASSNSLSKSMDLSDKTIKTLPYSGIGVSMLRRMPMSDGVNKPLTRSASDAVRQLSFDESGRAGSEANSIDDNPLRVPGQNKFVSSSSSDRMAATSLALRSQSLPIPGSRPASPNKTSALSSSISRGMVSPSRTRPSTPTRPSTPTRPSTPTRSSTPTSSRSITSPSRIRPSSPSHQSNSSTSVLSFIADFRKGKKGANHIEDAHQLRLLYNRNLQWRYANARAEDALYIQKDTAEKTLYYVWSTTLEMWVSVIAKRIKLQQLRLELKLNSILNNQMAYLDDWALIERDHSNSLSGAIEDLEASTLRLPVTGGARTCTFAGRYRNCEACYLLSC, translated from the exons ATGGTGTGGATGGATGTATGTGAAGCAGAGAAAGCATTACAGAAGCACACAGCAGTGGAGACCTCAAGACGGCCATTGGTTCCGGCTGAAAAGTGCAATGGCGTCACCCGCCGGCCAAAAACGAGAGAAGTTAGTTCTCGGTATAAATCGCCTACTCCTCCATCCACCCCCTCTGGTCCCAGGCGGTGTGGTTCTCCAAACCTCACAAGAACAGTCCCTGTACCCGCCCAATTGGTGTCAAAGAGAGCCCAATCTGCTGACAGGAAGCGCCCCCCTACACCACCTTCACCTCCCAGTCCATCCACACCTGCCCGAGATTTAACCACAGACATGCATTTCTCATCCAGAAGAATGATGAGTGGCCGGTTGCAGGAGAGTTTATGGCCTTCCACGATGCGGAGTCTTAGTGTTTCTTTTCAGTCGGATACCTTTTCCCTTCCCATTGGTAAACGAGAAAAACCACCACCGGTTACTCATGCTGCTTATGACCGAACTTTGAAGCCATCTTCAAATGTAGCACATAAGCCGGTCGAAACGCCTGCAGGTTCACGAAAGCCTACTCCAGAGAGGAAGAGGAGTCCTCTTAAGGGGAAAAATGGGTCTGATCAATCAGAGAATTCAAAACCAGTTGAAGGTTTACATGCTCGCTTGATAGATCAGCACCGATGGCCTAGTAGAACAGGTGGAAAGGCATCTTCCAATTCTCTATCTAAAAGCATGGATCTCAGTGATAAAACCATTAAAACACTACCATATTCGGGAATTGGGGTTTCTATGCTAAGAAGAATGCCCATGTCTGATGGTGTAAATAAACCTTTAACAAGGTCTGCTAGTGATGCGGTGAGACAATTATCATTTGATGAAAGTGGAAGAGCAGGTTCTGAGGCAAATTCCATTGATGATAATCCACTGCGGGTGCCTGGACAAAACAAGTTTGTTTCTTCGAGTTCTTCTGACAGAATGGCAGCAACAAGTCTTGCATTGAGATCTCAGTCTTTGCCTATCCCTGGATCACGTCCTGCATCACCAAATAAGACCTCGGCATTATCATCCTCCATTTCTAGAGGTATGGTCAGTCCTTCTCGGACAAGACCATCTACCCCTACAAGGCCATCTACTCCTACAAGGCCATCTACCCCTACTAGGTCATCTACACCTACTTCATCTAGAAGCATCACCAGTCCATCTCGAATAAGGCCATCCAGTCCTTCTCATCAATCCAACAGTTCAACTTCTGTTCTCAGTTTTATTGCGGAttttagaaaaggaaagaagggtGCTAACCACATTGAAGATGCTCATCAGCTACGGCTACTATACAATAGGAATTTGCAATGGCGATATGCTAATGCCAGGGCAGAAGATGCACTCTATATTCAGAAAGACACGGCAGAG AAAACTCTATACTATGTATGGAGCACTACTCTAGAGATGTGGGTTTCGGTAATAGCAAAAAGGATCAAACTCCAACAACTGAGGCTTGAGCTGAAGCTGAACTCAATTTTGAATAATCAA ATGGCCTACCTTGATGACTGGGCATTGATTGAAAGAGATCATTCTAATTCCTTATCTGGGGCAATTGAAGATTTAGAAGCAAGCACTCTCCGTTTGCCAGTTACTGGAGGTGCAAGG ACTTGTACTTTTGCAGGCAGATATCGAAACTGTGAAGCTTGCTATCTGCTCAGCTGTTGA